One genomic segment of Rivularia sp. PCC 7116 includes these proteins:
- the bshA gene encoding N-acetyl-alpha-D-glucosaminyl L-malate synthase BshA, translated as MLSSPTITNYSSITSNLPSERIAILCLGGLGGSGKVATELAQQLTSTGNSIFLFTSPEAQWVNQNNSVNYIPVNAPKTPTPANSQWIEPLANEIIHHIETHNIGILNIHYAVGLIEAALLAKQELATKNRKLKVCLTLHGSDITKFAREPQYKYKLKKSIEKCDRITAVSHWLADEAVRLLELKTPPTVIHNAIDLNLFQPFPRWNTNQNYTYNLCHVSNLRDVKRPLDAIAVLARVRGAGIPARLLMIGDGPNLTTAKQHALSLGVSEHVIFLGSATPSELVRWLSISDLQLVTSQSESFCLAALEAMACSVPVVGTFCGGLEEVIGLLDKDLPELLLSVPGDTAAMAAKVVQLFKNPQLYQKLRNTLPEKIKHRFSRQNQLQNYSNLFAAVIN; from the coding sequence ATGCTCTCCTCACCAACCATCACAAACTATTCCTCAATCACCTCCAACCTTCCATCAGAAAGAATCGCAATTTTATGCTTAGGAGGACTTGGAGGTAGCGGAAAAGTAGCAACCGAACTAGCACAACAACTTACATCAACGGGAAATTCTATATTTTTATTTACCAGCCCCGAAGCTCAATGGGTAAACCAAAACAATTCCGTTAATTACATACCAGTCAACGCACCAAAAACCCCAACCCCCGCAAATTCCCAATGGATTGAACCATTAGCAAACGAAATTATCCACCACATTGAAACCCATAATATCGGCATATTAAACATCCATTACGCCGTCGGATTAATTGAAGCAGCTTTGCTAGCTAAACAAGAATTAGCAACTAAAAATCGAAAATTAAAAGTTTGTTTGACTTTACATGGTAGCGATATTACTAAATTTGCACGCGAACCTCAGTATAAATATAAACTTAAAAAATCTATAGAAAAGTGCGATCGCATTACTGCTGTTTCTCACTGGTTAGCCGACGAAGCAGTGAGACTATTAGAATTAAAAACCCCTCCCACAGTCATTCACAACGCTATCGACTTAAATCTATTCCAACCCTTCCCCAGGTGGAATACAAATCAAAATTATACTTATAACCTTTGTCACGTCTCCAATTTGCGCGATGTCAAACGCCCCTTAGATGCGATCGCAGTATTAGCAAGAGTTCGAGGTGCTGGAATACCCGCTCGATTATTAATGATTGGTGATGGTCCCAACTTAACTACAGCTAAACAACATGCTTTATCCTTGGGAGTATCCGAACACGTTATTTTCTTAGGCTCAGCAACTCCATCAGAACTTGTTCGCTGGTTGAGCATCAGCGATTTACAACTAGTCACCAGCCAATCCGAATCATTTTGTTTAGCAGCACTCGAAGCAATGGCTTGTAGCGTTCCCGTAGTCGGAACCTTTTGCGGTGGATTAGAAGAAGTAATCGGACTATTAGACAAAGATTTACCCGAATTGTTATTATCCGTACCCGGAGACACCGCCGCAATGGCAGCAAAAGTCGTACAGTTATTCAAAAATCCCCAACTTTACCAAAAACTCCGCAATACCCTACCCGAAAAAATCAAACACCGCTTTTCTCGTCAAAATCAATTACAAAATTACAGTAATTTGTTTGCTGCTGTAATTAATTAA
- a CDS encoding NADPH:quinone reductase, with product MTKKLMQAAYYEKQGAAKNVIQYQQMPIPQPGAGEVRVKIHASGVNPSDTKSRAGWGGIEKKFERVIPHQDGAGVIESVGENVDKSRVGERVWIFEGQLGRAFGTGAEYIVIPSEKAIILPDNTSFAEGACLGVPAMTAHRTIFADGAVEGQTILVTGGAGAVGNYAIQWGKYGGATVITTVSSPEKAKIAEVAGADYIINYKTEDVVKRIQEITGKKRGINRIVDVDFSQNINVADAVLRTNGGVAMYSANPDDAPALPILSLMLRNIVIRTILVYTMPQDAKEAAIKDITAALKAGKLHHNIAQLFSLTELASAHEAQDSGKMIGKAIVEIS from the coding sequence ATGACCAAAAAATTAATGCAGGCTGCTTATTATGAAAAACAAGGAGCAGCAAAAAATGTAATTCAATATCAACAAATGCCAATACCACAACCCGGTGCTGGTGAAGTGCGAGTTAAAATCCATGCTTCCGGTGTCAATCCATCGGATACGAAATCCCGTGCTGGTTGGGGTGGTATTGAGAAGAAATTTGAAAGAGTTATTCCCCATCAAGATGGTGCAGGGGTAATTGAAAGCGTTGGTGAAAACGTCGATAAATCTCGTGTTGGTGAACGAGTTTGGATTTTTGAGGGGCAATTAGGAAGAGCTTTCGGTACGGGTGCGGAATATATTGTCATACCTAGTGAAAAAGCGATTATCCTACCAGATAATACCAGCTTCGCCGAAGGTGCTTGTTTAGGTGTTCCTGCAATGACCGCTCATCGTACTATTTTCGCAGATGGTGCTGTTGAAGGGCAAACGATATTAGTAACTGGGGGAGCCGGAGCGGTAGGAAACTATGCCATACAGTGGGGAAAATATGGTGGTGCTACCGTAATTACCACCGTCAGCAGTCCTGAAAAAGCCAAAATAGCCGAAGTTGCCGGTGCAGATTACATCATTAACTATAAAACAGAAGATGTAGTTAAAAGAATTCAAGAAATTACTGGTAAAAAGCGGGGAATCAATCGTATTGTTGATGTTGATTTTAGTCAGAATATAAATGTAGCCGATGCAGTTTTGCGTACTAACGGTGGAGTAGCGATGTATTCAGCCAATCCAGATGATGCTCCTGCTTTACCAATTTTGTCGTTAATGCTGAGGAATATTGTTATTCGTACAATATTGGTTTATACAATGCCGCAAGATGCAAAAGAAGCAGCGATTAAGGATATTACAGCTGCATTAAAAGCCGGTAAATTGCATCATAATATTGCTCAACTATTTTCCTTAACTGAATTAGCATCCGCTCACGAAGCTCAAGATAGCGGCAAGATGATTGGTAAAGCAATTGTAGAAATTTCTTAA
- a CDS encoding MFS transporter produces the protein MKRHPPDILVIAALWLMVLASSSQATIVAPILPRIGEALNIPETLQGTLVTGYAIALSTFAVIIGPISDRFGRRPILLAGTSLMCVMLALHAFANDFTSLLTFRIGAGVSGGVLTGVAVAYVGDYFPYERRGWANGWVMSGFAFGQVVAVPIGTILAEQYGFRSPFILFSIIAAISFILILTVIPQPTGNRERESLSVIYVIKSYLKLLNQRKILNAGLAYATMLFAVSSFVVFFPTWLEQELSMSPSATATLFIVGGLANILIGPQAGRWSDKVGRKPMILASCLLSAAVFTITPFIVSDTITAYTVFFLVMMLLALRLSPLQALLTTLVPDNQRGSLMSLVVAIGQLGGGLGGAIAGIAYAQFSFLGNAILAAISITATGLIVWWGLSEPVKLPETTPFPVEDFLNHEGESEGVREKF, from the coding sequence ATGAAACGACACCCTCCCGACATCCTCGTAATAGCAGCATTATGGCTAATGGTATTAGCTTCAAGCTCTCAAGCAACAATTGTTGCTCCGATTCTTCCTCGTATTGGTGAAGCTTTAAATATCCCTGAAACATTACAGGGAACTTTAGTTACTGGCTATGCAATTGCTTTAAGTACTTTTGCGGTTATCATCGGTCCCATATCCGACCGTTTTGGCAGAAGACCAATACTTTTAGCCGGAACTAGTTTAATGTGTGTCATGCTTGCACTCCACGCATTCGCTAATGATTTTACTTCTTTATTAACCTTCCGCATCGGCGCTGGTGTTTCTGGGGGAGTTTTGACGGGTGTAGCTGTTGCTTATGTGGGAGATTATTTTCCTTACGAGCGACGGGGATGGGCTAATGGATGGGTGATGAGCGGTTTTGCTTTTGGACAAGTGGTAGCTGTTCCGATTGGTACAATTCTTGCAGAGCAATATGGTTTTCGTTCTCCGTTTATATTATTTTCAATTATTGCAGCCATATCTTTTATATTAATTTTGACAGTTATTCCTCAACCAACAGGTAACCGCGAGCGGGAAAGTTTATCTGTAATATATGTCATAAAAAGCTATTTAAAATTACTGAATCAACGTAAAATTTTAAATGCTGGATTAGCTTATGCAACAATGCTTTTTGCAGTATCCAGCTTTGTAGTGTTTTTTCCAACTTGGCTCGAACAAGAATTAAGCATGTCTCCCTCTGCAACAGCAACTTTATTCATCGTCGGAGGATTGGCAAATATTCTTATTGGACCACAAGCTGGACGCTGGTCTGATAAAGTAGGTCGTAAACCGATGATTCTCGCTTCTTGTCTGCTATCAGCGGCTGTATTTACGATAACTCCTTTTATAGTTTCCGATACCATCACTGCTTATACGGTATTCTTCTTAGTCATGATGCTGCTGGCATTACGTTTAAGTCCACTACAAGCTTTATTAACTACCCTCGTACCAGATAATCAACGCGGTTCTTTGATGAGCTTGGTTGTAGCTATCGGACAGTTAGGAGGAGGGCTCGGTGGTGCGATCGCAGGAATCGCTTACGCTCAATTTAGTTTTCTTGGTAATGCAATACTCGCTGCAATTTCTATTACTGCTACCGGGTTGATTGTTTGGTGGGGTTTATCGGAACCAGTTAAGTTACCAGAAACTACTCCTTTCCCAGTAGAAGATTTCCTAAATCATGAGGGAGAGAGTGAGGGAGTGAGGGAGAAATTTTAA
- a CDS encoding FG-GAP-like repeat-containing protein, which yields MKLLTPDSDGLFQVGVTEDIIIDPDKLTAGARRRASLGYYFLDAYGNYIEGRIVYADVTNESNRQSISIKKEELPVGAVKLGFFLIEDGAINNPGLSNGDRITFNANKNLFKNGTALSGSVLFANSYSGSPVTTTTIPTLEQVKFLQGDFNGDGKDDLARIFNDAGQASIDVFLSRGDKFVMHRWATQQGGYWDEQQWVIGDFNGDGKDDLAKAFNDRGLASLDVHLSNGNSFGIHKWATQQGGFWDAQKWVSGDFNGDGKDDLAKAFGVGGLAYIDTHISNGGSFAMQHWAAAQGGFWDAQKWISGDFNGDGKDDLANVFNNAGGANIDVHLSSGSNFGIQHWAYQQGGFWDSQKWVSGDFNGDGKDDLAKVFNNAGGANIDVHLSSGSNFGIQHWANQQGGFWDAQKWITGDFNDDGKDDLANVFNNGELASIDVHSSTGINFGGQRWGLVQHGVGEVQLGYLIKESAEVSQMLGRHRFNINENSINGSVVGTIATSGINKYKILAGNEQGIFAINRHTGEIKVANYNFLDYEADKFHQLKVQTTDVNQSLDNLYVDIDVNDVVVEPPSGHMNHTLSLNVGTNFYESAHTILSEPATNVTHELWFRTTDPNAGIFSIIGSANPDRAIFLQNGILHANNFNDSLNYVTAHGQNLADGNWHHVAHVIDGSLNQQRLYVNGQFVGVGTGGASPITYNNHLHIGYAPHSNSKYFRGDIDEVRVWNKAKTQAEIQQTMYKSLQGNESNLLGYWNFDNNSAEDVSVNNHNLVLAKNPTKLGVKLYDGGSLFTGIDLTEPLGNAHQLIQVSSWDHARFNVTPTHSMVSGDFNGDGIDDIIRTGYHPEVHLANGDGTFSKKGILDIGFRFDVYDLLIGDFDGDGRDDIIRQAKNGANYTVVMLSNGDGTFRYQSNISGLHLPGHVTDIVVGDFNGDGKDDFIRQEQHGDRSNDAVVYLSNGDGNFTYTSDISGLYLLGHEAEIVVGDFNGDRKDDFIRYKKRGANGINDAVVYLSNGDGNFTYTRDIGSSLGLWGRGAATISVLDFNGDGRDDFIRREEGGAGSDEINSAQVLISNGDGTFTSQGNLLQANDMRGYYVLRGPSGNHPYYYAGSNVITGDFDGDGKDGFIIQKLPTVWEKPHSSWWKSGFFGNITGAFNSLGNAVVDAATDVADTFEGIAGDIADFTEDAAKTVAEGIGDLLGDWWLKYYLEYIPSPYKKSNSTGHTINMVGGGVAYGEGGNDTMNAYAIAVSLHGGSGNDDINSYSGASFIYGDSGNDSIDAYGGVNFVNGGTGDDTINSYGGANVVLAGSGTDNVTVAGFANVIHSSGGYYESMTGLGGGNVFIKTGDGTEGITGGAGLNVFAKLANGDSTMVAHGAFNILTKVGYGNDTLMALGAGNLITKIGDGTSTITGGSSQNIITSWGDSKDTIGAVGMVNAMIAGGNDDIVIALGKGNIAFGDSLDPIIAESISAVFQTGEVLSAGADAVLDKVTDFKLSDAIKSAADIATAPVSGNDTLVTLGMKNAVVGGLGQDIAVVGGLHNFVFGDYISDFSLSDISVSIDSLLPDLSFDFDFDFHLPDFGDFSFPSLPNFNLPSIGLPNLPDISALIPDINLPDLPGLNIPSIALPSLSLPSLNFTLPDISFNLPQRFQFKFLEDNGDLIFAGGKLNLISGDRGDDILVSGGNTNTITGGEGKDLVLSGGKTNIVKGGDGDDLVFTAGSSNVVYGNNDNDTLIAAGRKNTIDGGNGVDILLGLGYKNTIRGGDDKDFLIGVSYQPGKKDKNGNPIVQGGNTLDAGAGDDWLFAGGENNTFSGGEGNDKYLFDGLTQSGDTTINNEGDDSSEDRLLFGGLNLSFSKDNNDLKVSYNGNSDDALILKDWFVAGKEVERVDRFENIGLVLIDNVTNQDIPTGFNTNKIDWNASQWNSNNQVSFASLAFEAADIF from the coding sequence ATGAAATTATTAACTCCTGATAGTGATGGTCTTTTTCAGGTTGGTGTTACCGAAGATATAATTATCGATCCAGATAAACTCACAGCAGGTGCTAGAAGGCGTGCTTCTTTGGGTTACTACTTTTTAGATGCTTATGGTAACTATATTGAAGGCAGAATTGTCTATGCTGATGTCACCAACGAGAGTAACCGACAAAGTATATCTATAAAAAAGGAAGAATTACCCGTAGGAGCGGTAAAACTCGGTTTTTTCCTGATTGAAGATGGTGCGATAAATAACCCAGGTTTATCAAACGGCGATCGCATTACTTTCAATGCTAATAAAAATTTATTCAAAAATGGTACTGCTTTAAGCGGTTCTGTTCTATTCGCTAATAGCTATTCAGGCTCCCCTGTCACCACCACAACAATTCCAACTCTGGAGCAAGTTAAGTTTTTGCAAGGGGATTTTAACGGAGATGGAAAAGATGACCTAGCGAGAATTTTCAATGATGCTGGACAAGCTAGTATTGATGTTTTCCTATCCCGTGGTGACAAATTTGTGATGCACAGATGGGCGACTCAGCAAGGTGGATATTGGGATGAACAGCAGTGGGTTATTGGTGACTTCAATGGTGATGGTAAAGACGATTTAGCTAAAGCTTTTAATGACCGTGGTTTAGCTAGTCTTGATGTTCATTTATCCAATGGTAATAGTTTTGGTATCCACAAATGGGCTACTCAGCAAGGTGGATTTTGGGATGCTCAAAAGTGGGTTAGTGGCGACTTCAATGGGGATGGTAAAGACGATTTAGCTAAAGCTTTTGGTGTTGGTGGTTTAGCCTACATTGATACCCATATCTCCAATGGTGGTAGCTTCGCGATGCAACACTGGGCAGCAGCCCAAGGTGGATTTTGGGATGCTCAAAAGTGGATTAGTGGTGACTTCAATGGTGATGGTAAAGATGATTTAGCTAATGTTTTTAATAATGCTGGTGGAGCTAATATTGATGTTCATTTATCCAGTGGTAGTAACTTTGGAATACAGCACTGGGCATATCAGCAAGGGGGATTTTGGGATAGTCAAAAGTGGGTTAGTGGAGACTTCAATGGGGATGGTAAAGACGATTTAGCTAAAGTTTTTAACAATGCTGGTGGAGCTAATATTGATGTTCATTTATCCAGTGGTAGTAACTTTGGAATACAGCACTGGGCGAATCAACAAGGGGGGTTTTGGGATGCTCAAAAATGGATTACTGGTGACTTTAATGATGATGGGAAAGATGATTTAGCTAATGTTTTTAATAATGGCGAACTGGCAAGCATTGATGTTCACTCATCTACAGGCATTAATTTTGGAGGACAGAGATGGGGTTTAGTTCAACATGGTGTTGGTGAAGTTCAGCTAGGCTATTTAATAAAAGAATCTGCCGAAGTTAGCCAAATGTTAGGTAGACACCGTTTTAATATCAATGAAAATAGTATCAATGGCTCTGTAGTTGGTACAATTGCAACATCAGGAATCAATAAGTATAAAATCCTGGCTGGTAATGAGCAAGGTATTTTTGCTATTAATCGGCATACTGGAGAAATAAAAGTTGCTAATTACAATTTTCTAGACTACGAGGCAGATAAATTCCACCAGCTTAAAGTTCAAACAACGGATGTTAATCAGTCACTTGATAACCTTTATGTGGATATTGATGTGAATGATGTTGTGGTGGAACCACCTTCAGGGCATATGAACCATACCCTGTCTTTGAATGTGGGGACAAACTTTTATGAATCTGCTCATACAATTCTTAGTGAACCAGCAACTAACGTCACCCATGAACTATGGTTCCGCACAACTGACCCCAATGCAGGTATTTTCTCCATTATTGGTTCTGCGAACCCAGATAGAGCTATCTTTTTACAAAATGGTATTCTCCATGCCAATAACTTCAATGATTCTCTAAATTATGTTACTGCTCATGGACAAAATTTAGCAGATGGAAATTGGCATCATGTCGCCCATGTCATTGATGGTAGTTTGAATCAGCAAAGGTTATATGTTAATGGTCAATTTGTTGGAGTAGGAACGGGAGGAGCATCACCAATAACCTACAATAACCATCTTCATATAGGTTATGCCCCCCATTCCAATAGTAAATATTTTCGCGGAGATATTGATGAAGTTCGTGTCTGGAATAAAGCTAAGACCCAAGCAGAGATTCAGCAAACTATGTATAAATCTCTGCAAGGAAATGAAAGTAATTTATTAGGATATTGGAATTTTGACAACAACTCTGCTGAAGATGTTAGTGTTAACAACCATAATTTAGTTTTAGCTAAAAATCCCACGAAACTTGGGGTGAAACTTTACGATGGTGGCTCTCTATTCACAGGTATTGATTTAACTGAACCCCTAGGAAATGCCCATCAATTAATTCAGGTGAGTTCATGGGATCATGCCAGATTCAATGTGACTCCTACCCATTCTATGGTGTCCGGTGATTTTAATGGCGATGGTATTGATGACATAATCCGTACAGGCTATCATCCAGAGGTTCATCTTGCTAATGGAGATGGAACTTTCAGTAAAAAAGGAATCTTAGATATTGGATTTCGCTTCGATGTTTACGATCTCCTGATTGGAGATTTTGATGGGGATGGTCGTGATGACATTATTCGGCAGGCTAAAAATGGAGCCAATTACACTGTTGTCATGTTATCTAATGGCGACGGTACATTTCGTTATCAAAGTAATATCAGTGGTCTTCATTTACCTGGACATGTAACTGATATCGTGGTGGGTGATTTTAACGGAGATGGCAAAGATGACTTCATTCGCCAAGAACAACACGGTGATAGAAGTAATGATGCTGTAGTTTATCTTTCCAATGGAGATGGCAATTTTACTTACACTAGCGATATCAGTGGTCTTTATTTACTTGGGCATGAAGCTGAAATTGTGGTTGGAGATTTCAATGGAGATCGAAAAGATGATTTTATTCGCTATAAAAAACGTGGGGCAAATGGTATCAATGATGCTGTAGTTTATCTTTCCAATGGGGATGGCAATTTTACTTACACCAGGGATATTGGTAGCAGCCTAGGATTATGGGGAAGAGGTGCTGCAACTATCTCCGTACTAGATTTTAATGGAGATGGTCGTGATGATTTTATTCGTCGAGAAGAAGGTGGTGCAGGTTCTGATGAAATAAACAGTGCCCAAGTTTTGATTTCCAATGGAGATGGCACATTCACCAGTCAAGGTAATTTGCTCCAAGCCAATGACATGAGGGGCTACTATGTTTTGCGTGGTCCTAGTGGCAATCATCCCTATTATTATGCTGGTAGCAATGTTATCACTGGAGATTTCGATGGTGATGGCAAAGATGGCTTCATTATTCAAAAGCTGCCTACTGTATGGGAAAAGCCCCACAGTAGCTGGTGGAAAAGCGGATTTTTTGGTAATATCACTGGTGCATTTAACAGTCTTGGTAATGCGGTTGTAGATGCTGCTACTGATGTTGCTGATACGTTTGAAGGAATTGCTGGGGATATAGCCGATTTTACTGAGGATGCAGCCAAAACAGTTGCAGAAGGAATTGGTGATTTACTTGGTGACTGGTGGTTAAAATACTACTTGGAATACATTCCTTCTCCCTACAAAAAGAGTAATAGCACAGGACACACCATTAATATGGTTGGTGGTGGTGTTGCTTATGGGGAAGGCGGTAATGATACCATGAATGCCTATGCGATCGCTGTTTCTCTTCACGGTGGTTCTGGTAATGATGATATCAATTCCTACAGTGGTGCAAGTTTCATTTATGGCGACTCTGGTAATGATTCTATTGATGCCTATGGTGGGGTGAATTTTGTTAACGGTGGAACTGGTGATGATACTATTAACTCCTATGGTGGTGCAAATGTTGTTTTAGCTGGTTCCGGAACCGATAATGTAACGGTTGCAGGGTTTGCCAATGTTATCCATAGTTCTGGTGGCTATTACGAAAGTATGACAGGTTTAGGTGGTGGTAATGTCTTCATTAAAACTGGTGATGGTACGGAAGGTATAACTGGTGGTGCTGGTCTAAATGTCTTCGCCAAACTTGCTAATGGCGACAGCACTATGGTTGCTCATGGAGCTTTTAACATTCTCACCAAAGTAGGCTATGGGAATGATACTTTAATGGCTTTAGGTGCAGGAAATCTGATTACCAAAATAGGAGACGGTACATCAACCATAACTGGTGGTTCGTCTCAAAACATCATCACCTCTTGGGGAGATAGCAAAGATACCATCGGTGCTGTGGGTATGGTAAATGCCATGATTGCCGGTGGAAATGACGATATTGTCATCGCTCTAGGTAAAGGAAACATTGCTTTTGGTGACTCACTCGACCCCATCATTGCTGAGAGTATTTCTGCCGTCTTCCAAACTGGTGAAGTATTGAGTGCTGGAGCCGATGCAGTACTTGACAAAGTTACAGACTTCAAACTCAGTGATGCTATTAAGTCAGCCGCAGATATTGCTACTGCCCCTGTCTCTGGTAATGATACCCTGGTGACACTGGGTATGAAAAATGCTGTTGTGGGCGGCTTGGGACAAGATATTGCGGTTGTAGGAGGTCTTCACAACTTTGTCTTTGGCGACTATATTTCCGATTTCAGCCTCAGTGACATTAGTGTTAGTATTGATAGTCTTTTACCTGACCTCAGCTTTGATTTTGACTTTGACTTCCACCTACCTGATTTTGGTGACTTTAGTTTTCCCAGCTTACCAAACTTTAATCTACCTAGCATTGGACTTCCCAACCTTCCTGACATTTCCGCTTTAATTCCCGATATAAATCTTCCCGATCTTCCTGGCTTAAATATTCCTTCAATTGCTCTGCCAAGCCTTTCTCTTCCTTCACTCAACTTTACACTACCAGATATCAGCTTTAATCTACCTCAAAGGTTTCAGTTTAAATTCCTAGAAGACAACGGCGACCTCATATTTGCTGGAGGTAAACTTAATCTCATTAGTGGTGACAGGGGAGATGATATTCTCGTCAGTGGAGGGAATACAAACACCATTACTGGTGGCGAAGGTAAGGATTTAGTATTGAGTGGTGGTAAAACCAACATTGTTAAAGGTGGTGATGGAGACGATCTAGTTTTCACTGCTGGTTCGTCTAACGTAGTATATGGAAATAACGATAATGATACGCTCATCGCTGCGGGAAGAAAAAACACCATTGATGGGGGTAATGGAGTAGATATTTTGCTAGGATTGGGATACAAAAACACCATTAGAGGTGGAGATGACAAGGACTTCTTAATTGGAGTCAGCTACCAACCTGGTAAGAAAGACAAAAATGGTAATCCCATTGTTCAAGGTGGTAATACCTTAGATGCTGGTGCCGGGGATGACTGGCTCTTTGCTGGAGGGGAAAATAATACCTTCAGTGGTGGAGAAGGGAATGATAAATATCTCTTTGACGGCTTAACCCAATCTGGTGATACAACAATTAATAATGAAGGGGATGATAGCAGCGAAGATAGATTGCTGTTCGGTGGTTTGAATCTCAGTTTCAGTAAGGATAACAATGATTTGAAAGTTTCCTACAACGGCAATTCTGATGATGCTCTTATTCTTAAAGACTGGTTTGTTGCGGGTAAAGAAGTTGAGCGGGTTGACCGCTTTGAGAATATAGGACTTGTACTAATTGATAACGTTACTAATCAAGATATCCCTACTGGTTTTAATACCAATAAAATTGACTGGAATGCTAGCCAATGGAATAGTAATAATCAAGTATCCTTTGCTAGTCTTGCCTTTGAAGCTGCCGATATATTCTAA
- a CDS encoding aldo/keto reductase produces the protein MSPTKSISQTFTIANDLTVNRIGYGAMRLTGKPGNFGPYADWEAGEKLLQRAVELGVNFIDTAEAYGPGYNEEIIASALYPYKEGIAIATKGGINKPAPDNIKADGSPEFLRRGVEGSLKRLKLEQIDLYQLHRPDSKVPFSESIGALAELKQEGKIRHIGISNVNLEQIKEARNIVEIASVQNRFSITNREKEDTLNYCSDNGIAFLPYGSLDAHPLKQGAPIANAKGIIADIARKYQVKPNQIALAWLLHRYPNVILIPGTTTIAHVEENIKAGEIQLTDDEMKALNAM, from the coding sequence ATGAGCCCAACAAAATCAATTTCTCAAACATTTACAATAGCCAACGATTTAACAGTAAACCGTATTGGTTACGGAGCAATGCGACTTACCGGAAAACCGGGAAATTTCGGTCCTTATGCAGATTGGGAAGCCGGAGAAAAACTTTTACAACGTGCGGTGGAATTAGGTGTAAACTTTATCGACACAGCAGAAGCTTACGGTCCCGGTTACAACGAAGAAATCATTGCTTCAGCTTTATACCCTTACAAAGAAGGAATCGCGATCGCAACAAAAGGAGGGATAAATAAACCCGCTCCCGATAACATTAAAGCCGATGGAAGTCCGGAATTTCTCCGTCGTGGTGTTGAAGGAAGTTTGAAAAGATTGAAATTAGAACAAATCGATTTATATCAATTGCATCGTCCAGATTCTAAAGTACCGTTTTCCGAATCAATCGGTGCATTAGCAGAATTGAAGCAAGAAGGAAAAATTCGTCATATTGGTATATCTAACGTAAATTTAGAACAAATTAAAGAAGCCAGAAATATTGTTGAAATTGCTTCAGTACAGAATCGGTTTAGCATTACCAACCGAGAGAAGGAAGACACATTAAATTACTGTTCCGATAACGGAATAGCCTTTCTTCCCTACGGCTCCTTAGATGCTCATCCTTTGAAACAAGGGGCACCTATTGCCAATGCAAAAGGTATTATTGCCGATATTGCTCGGAAATATCAAGTTAAACCCAATCAAATAGCTTTAGCTTGGTTATTGCATCGCTACCCTAACGTTATTTTGATTCCGGGGACAACAACTATTGCTCATGTTGAAGAGAATATTAAAGCAGGGGAAATTCAATTGACGGATGATGAAATGAAAGCTTTGAATGCGATGTGA